The sequence CGCGGCGAATTCGCTGGGGCCGGTGTATGGCCAGCCGAGATGCGTCCCGCACCGATCGCACACGCAAAAACACCACGCGTGGCCGGGAAACCAGGTGTGCTCTTGAGTGGGCGTGCCGGTCGATTCGCAACCGAGGGTTCGGGAGAAGGTGAGAATGTCGAATTGGATTCCCTGCGGATTGCGGAACGTGAACTCGCTTTTGCCGTCGTAGTGGAAACGATCCTGGTCGCTGGCCACGCGGTTCAGGCACGAGGCGCAGAGCCAGTCCTTCGCCGCATCGCTCACACTCGGACGTGGGAGGACCTGGATTTCAGATTCAGGGATTTTGGTCGCCTCCGGCGCCGCGCCCGCCATCGCTTCGACCTGTGAATCCATGACCGTATTCTGCCACAAGAAGCACTGAAGGTCTGGCCCAAAGTGTCCCTCGGTCAAATTCTCTAACCTTGGCTGGCTGTCTCCGTGCAAGACTGTTGCATTGCCCGAACGAGTATCCCCTGAGTTAGCGACGGTGGAGCAACGCTCCTGCGGAGCCGTTCTTCGGTGGCATTGGCTCGGCAGGAGCCTGGCCCCGCCTCAACTGAGGGGACACCCGAACGCGATGCGAACGCCGCCAATCCGGTTGCGTCCGGCTTCCCAAAGCGTTACAAGACCCGCATGAAAATCCACTCTTCTCTTCGCCCCTTCGTCCTGTCCTTCCCTCTCGCGCTGGCGATGCTCGCGTGCGCGGCGCCGATGACCCTGGCCGCCGCCGCAAAACCAATCCGCGTTTTGTTGATCACCGGCGGGTGTTGCCACGATTACGCCAACCAAAAGGACATTCTCAAGAAAGGCCTCGAAGCGCGCGCCAACCTCGTCATCGATCAGATTCACACCGACGACAAAAGCACGAAACCGCCGCTGGCGATTCTGGGAAATCCGGATTACGCGAAAGGTTACGATGTCGTGATCCACGACGAATGCGGCTCCTCGATTTCGGATCAGGCCCAGGTCGAAGGCGTGCTCAAGCCGCATCGAGACGGCGTCCCGGGCGTCAATCTCCATTGCGCCATGCACTCGTATCGCATCGGGAATCCGAACGACCCCGTCACGCCGGGTACGCCGCACGGGTTGTGGTTCGAATACCTCGGCCTGCAATCCAGCGGACACGGTCCGCAGGAACCCATCGCGATCCGCTTCACCGACAAAGAAAGCCCCATCGCCAAGGGCCTGAGTGATTGGACCACGATCAAAGAGGAACTCTACAACAACATCGACGTTTTCAAGACCGCGCGCCCGATTGCCTACGGGAAACAAACCTACAAACAAAGGAACGGCGCGGAGAGGACCAGCGATTTTGTCGTCGCTTGGGTGAACGAATATGGCCCGAAGAAAACCCGCGTTTTCAGCACCACGATTGGTCATAACAACGCGACGGTGGAAGATTCGCGTTACCTCGACCTCGTAACGCGAGGGGTGCTCTGGGCCACCGGTCACCTGAACGACGACGGCACGCCCGCATCGGGCTACGGCCCCGGCGGCAAATGAAACGCGGGATCTTCCATCAACCGGGTAGGGCTGCGTTGCCGCGCAGCCGGTCTTCTGTCGATGTGGCGGCGCGGCAGCACCGCCCTACCAGCGATGGGTTCATGGGCCGTGTGCACGGCTCGGAGGCCGTGGAAGCTTCCCAGGAACCCGGTAGGGACGGATTCCACTCCGTCCCTGACTTTACTCTGCGATCTCAATGAAGGTGGGGCGAGGCTCCCGCCGAGCCAATCGCCATCGACGCACGGCTCGGCGGGAACCTCGCTCCACCACTCGATCATTTGCTCGCCCGCAGGCGCTTTCACCGATAGCTTGCCGGTGTGAGCTTCCTTTTCGCAGCGGTTGCGTTTCTGTTCTTCGGCAAGGCGGTGAGTTCGTTGTTTCACCTTCGCTGGGCGCAACGCTTGCCGCCGTGGGAAGCTCCCATGGCCAAGCGGCCATACGCACGGCCCATGAACCCGGCAGGGCGAGTCCGCCCCGGCGAGCCGCTCGACGTCCGTGGCACACGTCCGAATCGGCTCGCGGGGGACAGTCTCGCCCTGCCTACCAGTTCGCGGGAAGACGACGGGAGTTCTTTGTCCACTTCAACAGCCATGTCCGCCCCGCCCCGTTCAGGGCATCATCCCGAAGCCTCCGGCCCGGCCGCGTCCAACTCCATTTGCTGTTCCGTCGTGCTGGCGGCGCGCAACGAGGAAGCTCGCATCGAACAAACCATTCGCCATTTGCTCGCCCAACACGGGGTCGAACTCGAAGTCATCGCCGTGGACGATCGTTCCACGGACCGGACGAACGAGATTCTGCGGCGCCTGGCGGATCAAGATTCGCGCGTTCGCGTCCTGCGTGTGGACGCGCTGCCGGAAGGCTGGTTGGGCAAATGCCACGCTTGCCACGTGGGCGCCGGCGCGGCGACCGGGGATTGGATTCTCTTCACCGACCCGGATTGTTGGCTGAAACCGGATGTCCTGGCGCGGGCGTTGCGCGTCGCGAACCGGGAGAAGGCCGGCCACGTTACTCTGATTCCGGGCGTGGCTCCTGAAACGGTCGGCGGCCAGGCGTGGCACCTGGCTTTTCTGCTCAGCGTCGTGGACTGGATATCGCGGGTCAACCATGACAGGCCGAAAGCTTACCTCGGAATGGGCGCATTCAATCTGATCCGCGCCGATGTTTATCGCGCCTGCGGCGGTTATGAAGCGTTGCGGTTGACGGTGCTGGACGACGTGCGGCTGGGATTGCTCGTGCGCCGGGCCGGGAAACCGACGCGCGCCTTCATCGGGGGCGACGACGCCGAGTGCCATTGGGGCGCCACGGCCCTGGGGATGATCAAAATTATGGAGAAGAATTATTTTGCAGCGCTGGATTATCGAACCCTCCCGGCTTTGGTGCTGGGCGTGTTCGGGCCGGCTGCGTGGGCAGCGGCGGCCATCGGTCCGTTGACCGGGACGCTCCCAGGGCTGGCGGCGGGGCTTGCGTTGGCTTCGCTGATTTGGCCTGCGGCGAACTTGGCGCGGCGGCTGGGCTGGGGTTTCGGAGGCGCAGTTCTGACGCCGTTTATGGTTCCGGTTTTGTTCTACGCGATGCTGAACTCCGCCGTGGTGACGCTCCGCCAGGGCGGCATCCGTTGGCGCGAAACGTTCTATCCTCTGCACGTCCTGAAGGCCGGGGGCGTGCGCTAGTGCTAGTGGAAGTTGAGAGAGGATTTGAGTTGAGAGTTGAGAGTAAGATCTCCACGCGCGACAGGGCGGCCCGCCCTTTTGTAAATCGCTCCCTTCGGG is a genomic window of Verrucomicrobiota bacterium containing:
- a CDS encoding ThuA domain-containing protein, with protein sequence MKIHSSLRPFVLSFPLALAMLACAAPMTLAAAAKPIRVLLITGGCCHDYANQKDILKKGLEARANLVIDQIHTDDKSTKPPLAILGNPDYAKGYDVVIHDECGSSISDQAQVEGVLKPHRDGVPGVNLHCAMHSYRIGNPNDPVTPGTPHGLWFEYLGLQSSGHGPQEPIAIRFTDKESPIAKGLSDWTTIKEELYNNIDVFKTARPIAYGKQTYKQRNGAERTSDFVVAWVNEYGPKKTRVFSTTIGHNNATVEDSRYLDLVTRGVLWATGHLNDDGTPASGYGPGGK
- a CDS encoding glycosyltransferase family 2 protein, coding for MAKRPYARPMNPAGRVRPGEPLDVRGTRPNRLAGDSLALPTSSREDDGSSLSTSTAMSAPPRSGHHPEASGPAASNSICCSVVLAARNEEARIEQTIRHLLAQHGVELEVIAVDDRSTDRTNEILRRLADQDSRVRVLRVDALPEGWLGKCHACHVGAGAATGDWILFTDPDCWLKPDVLARALRVANREKAGHVTLIPGVAPETVGGQAWHLAFLLSVVDWISRVNHDRPKAYLGMGAFNLIRADVYRACGGYEALRLTVLDDVRLGLLVRRAGKPTRAFIGGDDAECHWGATALGMIKIMEKNYFAALDYRTLPALVLGVFGPAAWAAAAIGPLTGTLPGLAAGLALASLIWPAANLARRLGWGFGGAVLTPFMVPVLFYAMLNSAVVTLRQGGIRWRETFYPLHVLKAGGVR